One genomic region from Cardinium endosymbiont of Dermatophagoides farinae encodes:
- a CDS encoding PorT family protein: MNRLKKGLPFLIAFGFMLPPKAAAESLSYGVKVGFATSFARLNDKQKENGKQYLELDSRMWNPSFGVALYMEYALNDHLGLGAELLYNRFDQLVHMKLTEDGYQKTLQSLDKPNDKGVLPSNEIKIQTSFDTIGLPMLLTWYWTSAVRPDFKDDYFLGRLFVGVHPFYLVARTYSVLCQVNGKTHKKDIEFPKDDQKDRLPKV, encoded by the coding sequence ATGAATAGATTAAAAAAAGGCCTGCCATTTTTAATTGCTTTTGGCTTTATGCTACCCCCAAAAGCTGCAGCAGAAAGTTTGAGTTATGGTGTAAAAGTAGGATTCGCTACTTCTTTTGCTAGATTAAACGACAAACAAAAGGAAAATGGCAAGCAATATCTAGAATTAGATTCTAGGATGTGGAATCCTTCGTTTGGAGTAGCGCTATATATGGAATATGCCCTTAATGATCACCTAGGATTAGGTGCAGAGTTACTGTATAATAGATTTGACCAATTAGTACATATGAAGCTCACTGAAGATGGATATCAAAAAACTCTTCAGAGTTTAGATAAACCGAATGATAAAGGTGTATTACCTTCAAACGAAATCAAAATTCAAACATCTTTTGATACCATTGGGCTGCCTATGCTGCTTACATGGTACTGGACGTCGGCTGTTCGACCAGATTTCAAAGATGATTATTTCCTTGGTCGTCTTTTTGTGGGTGTGCACCCTTTTTATTTGGTTGCACGTACGTATAGCGTATTGTGTCAAGTAAATGGTAAAACTCACAAAAAAGATATCGAATTCCCTAAAGATGACCAAAAAGATAGATTACCAAAGGTTTAA
- a CDS encoding VirB4 family type IV secretion system protein, whose amino-acid sequence MLFSKKDKKEDLHRVLPFVDFHDDMAISADGTISVLFKASLVFQEQYTEQQYIDWTTMLSNSMKELPCNSLVQQVDIYYPDQWHNPSIDSNELDFFKQKQFSHTESRPILRHESYIILSFPGLYKDHTPLSTFYSRDETKSFSKNPFASLEKRLTIAKKDAAQFRQSVSIHLPLTPLTAGAFSRLVHRCLSLNFEDPEGTLYGGFVKDKEYLLLANRKAQVISLMESAAEPSYTVLDKFGNNGGVYAPLTEGLGRSLDFPHIISRVIRMIDSEAFLKNHFNAFAWSEATKLDERKLQNIRHIRSEMAKFEQTLLQRNEPIVYLSFLVIPFGITDLDTLNQYTSQVLAAFSGIGMRGYLETIDTANLFCTALPGNGNQVYGRIPIPLLTAVAHMNSTTPFTGYKEDVLLVNRYREPIYFNPFNTDLDNQNTFIFGPSGSGKSFFNGKMIKDRFEAGHIVIVIDSGGTYRHLFGALGGKYIELSAEKSLGLNPFLFPSDESGRYLPDSSKIIFLVQLIGKMWKGDLNENPMSEVEKSLLSQWISDYYRDLPKAVIPTLTGFYDYLQALVAANGQAILDLKKDQLFPFQEFFIVLQPFAHGIYKDHFSALSQDYLVDHMLVCFELEAIKGNSKLYPLVVQILFDFAFEMVAKHPDSTKFIDIEEGWTNLDDASREHIEAFYRKGRKTKTSIRIITQDIQEIKSSKIASAIKNNTMQLPLSFCITKKPLVGKK is encoded by the coding sequence ATGCTTTTCTCAAAGAAAGATAAGAAAGAAGACTTACATAGAGTCCTACCTTTTGTAGATTTTCATGATGATATGGCCATATCTGCAGATGGGACTATTTCTGTTCTATTTAAAGCCTCTTTAGTCTTTCAGGAACAGTATACCGAGCAACAGTATATAGATTGGACTACTATGCTCTCTAATAGCATGAAAGAATTGCCCTGTAACAGCCTTGTGCAACAAGTAGATATATACTACCCAGATCAATGGCATAACCCATCCATAGATAGTAACGAGCTTGATTTCTTTAAACAAAAACAATTCAGTCATACAGAAAGTCGTCCTATACTGCGCCATGAATCCTATATCATACTTTCCTTTCCTGGATTGTATAAGGACCATACGCCACTATCTACTTTTTATTCTAGGGATGAGACAAAAAGTTTTAGTAAAAATCCATTTGCTAGTTTAGAAAAGCGACTCACAATAGCTAAAAAAGATGCTGCCCAATTTCGTCAAAGTGTATCTATCCATCTTCCCTTAACCCCTCTTACTGCTGGTGCATTTTCCAGACTGGTACATAGATGTTTATCCTTAAACTTTGAAGATCCTGAAGGCACATTATATGGTGGCTTTGTCAAAGACAAGGAATATCTATTACTAGCTAATAGAAAAGCACAAGTAATTTCTTTAATGGAAAGTGCTGCTGAGCCTAGTTATACAGTGTTGGATAAATTTGGTAACAATGGTGGCGTTTATGCCCCTTTAACAGAAGGTCTTGGGCGTAGCCTAGACTTTCCACATATCATTTCTAGAGTCATTCGTATGATTGACTCTGAAGCATTTTTAAAAAACCACTTCAATGCATTTGCCTGGAGTGAGGCTACCAAACTAGATGAGCGTAAGCTGCAAAACATCAGACATATACGCAGCGAGATGGCTAAATTTGAACAAACCCTTCTCCAGCGTAACGAACCCATTGTCTATTTATCTTTCTTAGTCATACCATTTGGCATAACTGATTTGGATACCCTTAATCAATATACTTCTCAAGTATTAGCTGCTTTTTCAGGTATAGGCATGAGGGGTTATTTAGAAACCATCGATACCGCTAACTTATTTTGTACTGCTTTACCAGGCAATGGCAATCAAGTATATGGACGTATACCTATTCCTTTGTTAACAGCGGTCGCCCATATGAATAGTACCACACCCTTTACAGGCTATAAAGAAGATGTTTTACTGGTCAATAGATACAGAGAACCCATCTATTTCAACCCATTTAACACCGATTTAGACAATCAAAATACATTTATTTTCGGTCCTTCTGGATCTGGAAAATCCTTTTTTAACGGCAAAATGATTAAAGATCGATTTGAAGCAGGCCATATAGTTATTGTCATTGACAGTGGTGGCACCTATCGTCACTTATTCGGGGCTTTAGGAGGCAAATATATTGAACTCAGTGCAGAAAAATCTTTAGGCCTAAATCCTTTTTTATTTCCATCTGATGAATCTGGCAGATACCTGCCAGATAGCAGCAAAATCATCTTTCTGGTTCAACTGATTGGCAAAATGTGGAAGGGAGATTTGAATGAAAATCCAATGAGTGAAGTAGAAAAATCTTTACTCTCTCAATGGATTAGTGATTATTATAGAGATTTACCAAAAGCGGTCATCCCTACTTTAACGGGATTTTATGACTATTTACAAGCATTGGTAGCAGCTAATGGACAAGCTATTCTTGATCTAAAAAAAGATCAGTTATTCCCTTTTCAAGAATTTTTTATTGTTTTACAGCCTTTTGCCCATGGTATTTACAAAGATCATTTTAGTGCATTATCGCAAGACTATCTAGTCGACCATATGTTAGTATGTTTTGAACTAGAGGCCATTAAAGGAAATAGCAAACTCTATCCATTGGTGGTGCAAATTCTTTTTGACTTTGCTTTTGAGATGGTCGCTAAACATCCAGACTCTACTAAGTTCATAGATATTGAAGAAGGTTGGACGAATTTAGATGATGCTTCTAGAGAGCACATAGAAGCTTTTTACCGAAAAGGCAGAAAAACCAAGACTTCTATCCGAATCATCACACAAGATATTCAAGAAATAAAATCATCTAAGATAGCCAGTGCCATTAAAAACAATACAATGCAGCTACCTTTATCCTTCTGTATAACGAAAAAGCCTCTAGTAGGGAAGAAATAG
- a CDS encoding SMI1/KNR4 family protein: MAQLGCSSSYRCQMNTGGEGSSSKEEIMCSVSGEGDNNSVPIDEKIKKLLDKEDFKEGSPITSTEIASVVKELGRSVDMFTVDSIDKEYIGFLNKYGSINGGGFYICGPTQRTTNKVRYMSSIQRGFENRCKSNGMKALQIKSCWLIAGIDQGDEYYINLSRTNKNNIYSMSLDGRSSLFARSFSEFLDKFSEAYERKNEKEDYEKDLYKEEEDVESEEFNRMYQN; this comes from the coding sequence GTGGCACAATTAGGATGTTCATCAAGTTATCGTTGTCAAATGAATACAGGAGGTGAAGGGTCTAGTTCTAAGGAGGAAATCATGTGTAGTGTATCTGGAGAAGGAGATAACAATAGCGTACCTATTGATGAAAAGATAAAGAAGTTATTGGATAAAGAAGATTTTAAAGAAGGATCACCTATAACTAGTACAGAAATAGCTTCTGTAGTTAAAGAGTTAGGTAGGAGTGTAGATATGTTCACAGTGGATAGTATAGATAAAGAGTATATAGGCTTCTTGAATAAATATGGCTCTATAAATGGTGGGGGCTTTTATATATGTGGACCTACTCAACGTACTACTAATAAAGTTAGATATATGTCATCAATACAACGTGGATTTGAAAATCGTTGTAAATCGAATGGAATGAAAGCTTTACAAATAAAATCATGTTGGTTAATAGCAGGCATAGATCAAGGTGACGAGTATTATATTAATTTATCTAGGACAAATAAAAATAATATATATTCTATGAGCCTTGATGGTAGGTCCAGCTTATTTGCTAGAAGTTTTTCAGAGTTTTTAGATAAGTTTTCTGAAGCTTATGAAAGGAAAAATGAGAAAGAAGATTATGAAAAAGATCTTTATAAGGAAGAGGAAGACGTAGAGTCGGAAGAGTTCAATCGTATGTATCAAAACTAA
- the proS gene encoding proline--tRNA ligase: MMAPLPTRASNFSAWYNELVVRAGLAENAAVRGCMIIKPYGYAIWEKLQIIFDAAFKETGHVNGYFPLFIPKSYFSKEAGHVEGFVKECAVVTHYRLKMAEDGSGVVVDPAAKLEEELIVRPTSEAVIWSTYKNWIQSYRDLPILLNQWCNIVRWEMRTRLFLRTTEFLWQEGHTAHATQAEAEQEALQILHLYERIVKDYMAIPVIKGMKTLNERFAGAETTYTIEALMQDGKALQAGTAHYLGQRFAKAFDVTFTNQAGIRDYVWGTSWGITTRLMGALIMIHSDDDGLVLPPKIAPIQVVMVPIYKTEVERAAVVSKLADWQQLLITHGVRVQLDDRDTRKPGYKFAEYEQKGVPIRIALGPNDLQNETVELARRDTKEKITIPSGHLVQHITDWLEAIQTHIYQRALITHQQRTLLVDDYATFKRLIATTGGFLLAHWDGTTETEEKIKAETKATIRCIPLDGSQEPGHCIYSGKPSKGRVVFAQAY, encoded by the coding sequence ATTATGGCTCCTTTACCTACAAGAGCATCGAATTTTTCCGCTTGGTATAATGAATTAGTGGTACGTGCAGGTCTGGCAGAAAATGCTGCTGTACGGGGCTGTATGATTATTAAACCTTATGGCTATGCCATTTGGGAAAAGTTGCAAATCATTTTTGATGCTGCCTTTAAAGAAACAGGCCATGTAAATGGCTATTTTCCTTTATTCATTCCAAAGTCTTACTTCAGCAAAGAGGCGGGCCATGTGGAAGGTTTTGTTAAGGAATGTGCGGTTGTCACCCACTATCGCTTGAAAATGGCAGAAGATGGTTCTGGTGTGGTAGTCGACCCTGCTGCTAAGCTGGAGGAAGAACTTATTGTGCGCCCTACTTCAGAAGCCGTTATATGGAGTACCTATAAAAATTGGATTCAATCCTACAGGGATCTACCTATTTTACTCAATCAGTGGTGTAACATAGTCCGTTGGGAAATGCGTACGCGGCTCTTTTTACGTACCACAGAGTTTTTATGGCAAGAAGGCCATACCGCCCATGCTACCCAAGCAGAAGCTGAACAAGAAGCGTTGCAAATCTTGCATTTGTATGAGCGCATTGTCAAAGACTATATGGCTATACCTGTAATAAAAGGTATGAAAACCCTCAATGAGCGTTTTGCTGGTGCAGAAACGACCTATACCATTGAAGCCCTTATGCAGGATGGCAAAGCGCTACAAGCCGGTACGGCCCATTACCTAGGCCAACGGTTTGCCAAAGCCTTTGACGTAACCTTTACCAATCAAGCAGGCATACGTGACTATGTATGGGGTACTTCCTGGGGGATTACCACCCGGCTGATGGGCGCATTGATTATGATCCATTCAGATGATGATGGCTTGGTGCTGCCTCCTAAAATTGCCCCCATACAGGTAGTAATGGTGCCAATCTATAAAACAGAGGTAGAACGTGCTGCAGTAGTTTCTAAATTGGCTGATTGGCAGCAGTTATTAATTACCCATGGGGTGCGTGTACAATTAGATGATCGGGATACCCGTAAGCCAGGTTATAAATTTGCGGAGTATGAGCAAAAAGGTGTACCCATTCGTATAGCGTTAGGGCCTAATGATTTGCAAAACGAGACGGTGGAACTGGCACGTAGAGATACAAAGGAGAAAATAACCATCCCTAGCGGCCATTTGGTCCAGCACATTACCGATTGGCTAGAAGCGATTCAGACACACATCTACCAGCGGGCCCTTATAACACACCAACAGCGTACGCTATTGGTAGATGATTATGCTACCTTTAAAAGGCTTATCGCTACCACAGGTGGCTTTTTGCTGGCCCATTGGGATGGTACTACCGAAACAGAAGAAAAGATTAAAGCCGAGACAAAAGCTACGATCCGTTGTATACCATTAGATGGCAGCCAGGAGCCAGGCCATTGTATCTATTCAGGAAAGCCCTCTAAAGGGCGGGTGGTTTTTGCGCAGGCCTATTAA
- a CDS encoding ABC transporter permease, with protein MTHTTLADYLVAGRLPDVTKAVYQNELVISHYLAQRLSIQLGDSVVVHTVDPRYRKLKIVGIYCTYLSDIDENLAFADMRLIQRLNNWSSETVNGYTIFLKADATPTKPLRDTILRLIDPDLCLMPTARKYASFYNWLAIIQKNTAILIAFILLVAASTMVATVTIQLMERSYMVGVLKVLGAYHWQVDAILLYNSLRTLSLGMVYGNILGIGLCLLQDHYRWVTLEPALYYMRYVPIYSHWKVMLFPNLLIFGTLSVVLYLAMHWLRQKKLVEALQEG; from the coding sequence GTGACCCATACCACATTAGCAGATTACCTAGTAGCAGGCAGGCTGCCTGATGTAACCAAGGCCGTCTATCAAAATGAATTGGTTATTAGCCATTATCTTGCCCAAAGGCTATCCATTCAATTAGGCGACAGCGTAGTAGTCCATACAGTAGATCCACGCTACCGGAAGTTAAAGATTGTTGGCATCTATTGCACCTATTTAAGTGATATAGATGAAAACTTAGCTTTTGCTGATATGCGGCTTATACAGCGGCTCAACAATTGGTCTTCAGAAACGGTCAATGGCTATACCATCTTTTTGAAAGCAGATGCGACTCCGACCAAACCATTACGAGACACTATTCTACGTCTGATAGACCCCGATTTGTGCCTTATGCCCACTGCGCGCAAGTATGCTAGTTTTTATAATTGGCTCGCTATTATTCAAAAGAATACAGCTATTCTTATTGCTTTTATATTATTGGTAGCAGCATCTACTATGGTTGCTACCGTTACCATTCAACTGATGGAGCGCAGCTATATGGTAGGGGTATTAAAAGTTTTGGGAGCCTATCATTGGCAGGTAGATGCCATCTTGCTCTATAATAGTCTACGCACTTTATCTTTGGGCATGGTATATGGCAATATCCTAGGTATAGGATTGTGTCTATTGCAGGACCATTATAGATGGGTTACACTTGAACCAGCACTCTACTATATGCGTTACGTTCCCATTTATAGCCATTGGAAAGTGATGCTATTTCCCAATTTGTTGATATTTGGCACCCTTTCTGTTGTCTTATACCTTGCCATGCACTGGTTAAGGCAAAAAAAGCTGGTAGAAGCATTACAAGAGGGGTAA
- a CDS encoding VapE domain-containing protein — protein MKKAMLSTFNNRKYYNGNPIISNEKDAQKALIRNFIIDLDELHQLRSNSEVIKTWLSQPYINVRLPYQEDEITASRIASFVGSTNNIEFLRSDLGNSRWISFEIDSIDYLDDEAIYILEKAWEQAYSLYKLDHGSGELSEEEFLELKTRSNQFNTKSTESELIVQYLYPSTKEEGEFMTTTDILRYIQNIVGTTIRLNTKLIGSALRESGFIRVMYGNLNRGPLYGYFVQKLNV, from the coding sequence ATGAAAAAAGCGATGCTAAGCACTTTTAATAATAGGAAATATTACAATGGTAATCCGATTATAAGCAATGAAAAAGATGCTCAAAAGGCTCTTATAAGAAACTTTATTATAGATTTGGATGAGCTACATCAGCTCCGTTCTAACTCAGAGGTAATTAAGACTTGGCTGTCTCAGCCTTATATTAATGTACGTTTGCCTTATCAGGAAGATGAAATAACAGCATCACGTATAGCTTCTTTTGTAGGTAGTACCAATAATATTGAATTTTTAAGGTCAGATTTGGGTAATAGTAGATGGATTAGTTTTGAAATAGATTCCATTGACTATTTAGATGATGAGGCCATATATATATTAGAGAAAGCCTGGGAACAAGCCTATAGTTTGTATAAATTAGATCACGGTAGTGGGGAACTAAGTGAAGAAGAATTTTTAGAGTTAAAAACTCGTTCTAATCAATTTAATACTAAGTCTACAGAGTCTGAATTGATAGTCCAGTATCTTTATCCCTCTACTAAGGAAGAAGGTGAGTTTATGACTACTACTGATATACTGAGATATATACAGAATATTGTTGGTACTACTATTAGACTGAATACTAAATTGATAGGCAGTGCTCTAAGAGAATCAGGGTTTATTAGGGTTATGTATGGTAATTTAAATAGAGGACCTTTGTATGGCTATTTTGTTCAAAAGTTAAATGTTTAG
- the lepB gene encoding signal peptidase I, which produces MLLFQLKNRRGGSVIAAIRSWVGSVFFAAMAAAVIRWMVIGLYVIPSGSMEPTLFPGDFVLVSKLHYGARTPATPLQIPITHQTIPGTKIPAYLDWIELPQYRLPGFSKIQRNDVIVFNTPVGHEPPDLREYWIKRCIGLPGDLVHIVHKQLYVNHTPADLPYSVQYRYFMKTKRILTAAFFEKNDIKNPVRSTIPGREGYTIYTTPEKVKQLITVLPTCIQSIDPVEDEKEVLYPSMYAFNPALGWSKDNFGPLQVPKKGMVVPMDARHILLYSPTIKKFEGKKNIRFTKTACWIDGQEVAHYTFAKDYYFAMGDNRDQSGDSRFIGFIPEDHIVGKAVMVLLSSDRNKSFFSGMRWNRLFHFVN; this is translated from the coding sequence ATACTTCTTTTTCAGCTAAAAAACAGGAGGGGGGGCTCAGTTATAGCTGCCATTCGGAGTTGGGTAGGCTCTGTTTTTTTTGCCGCTATGGCAGCTGCCGTAATCCGTTGGATGGTGATTGGGCTATACGTTATACCTTCTGGCTCCATGGAGCCAACACTTTTTCCTGGAGATTTTGTACTGGTCAGCAAGCTGCACTATGGTGCCCGTACACCCGCTACTCCATTGCAAATTCCAATTACCCATCAAACCATTCCAGGTACAAAGATTCCTGCTTACCTAGACTGGATTGAATTGCCGCAATATCGTTTGCCTGGATTCAGTAAGATCCAACGCAATGATGTTATTGTTTTTAATACCCCAGTGGGTCATGAGCCCCCTGATTTACGCGAGTATTGGATCAAACGTTGCATTGGCCTTCCTGGTGACCTGGTCCATATAGTCCATAAGCAACTTTATGTGAACCATACGCCAGCTGATCTCCCATATAGCGTTCAATATCGTTATTTTATGAAAACTAAACGGATCTTAACGGCTGCTTTTTTTGAAAAAAATGATATTAAAAACCCGGTACGGTCTACTATTCCAGGTCGTGAAGGCTATACGATTTATACTACACCAGAAAAGGTCAAGCAATTGATTACTGTCTTGCCTACCTGTATACAGTCTATAGATCCCGTAGAAGATGAGAAAGAGGTATTGTACCCTAGTATGTATGCTTTTAACCCTGCTTTGGGTTGGAGTAAAGATAACTTTGGACCACTGCAGGTGCCTAAAAAAGGCATGGTTGTGCCAATGGATGCACGCCATATCTTATTATATAGCCCTACTATCAAAAAATTTGAAGGAAAAAAGAATATTCGGTTTACTAAAACCGCATGTTGGATAGATGGCCAGGAAGTAGCCCACTATACTTTTGCTAAGGATTACTATTTTGCAATGGGAGACAATCGGGACCAGTCTGGTGACTCTAGATTTATTGGGTTTATTCCAGAAGATCATATTGTGGGTAAAGCAGTTATGGTGTTGTTGTCTTCAGATAGAAACAAATCTTTTTTTAGTGGTATGCGTTGGAATAGGTTGTTTCACTTCGTAAATTAG
- a CDS encoding VirB8/TrbF family protein, whose protein sequence is MVYFATLEGTHVGIRKDNPTNNSKETFEVENFAIRFIQDGFAHSENNYQENIERALTVMNNTSRVTLKKLFSDDSLFQVYKESNGVTTVYVKSIHTDTQNYPYRSQIYFQTDLKFLTGQGKVKTHSYHQGIALEMQPTARCSKNPYGLMITDLTFLNHEEK, encoded by the coding sequence TTGGTCTATTTTGCTACCCTTGAAGGGACCCATGTAGGTATAAGAAAAGATAATCCTACTAATAACAGTAAAGAAACCTTTGAGGTAGAAAATTTTGCTATACGCTTTATCCAAGATGGCTTTGCCCATAGCGAAAACAATTACCAAGAAAACATTGAAAGAGCTTTAACCGTTATGAATAATACCTCTAGAGTCACCTTAAAAAAACTCTTTTCTGATGATAGTTTGTTTCAAGTATATAAGGAATCTAATGGGGTAACTACGGTTTATGTTAAAAGCATACATACTGATACACAGAACTATCCCTATAGATCACAGATTTACTTTCAAACAGATTTAAAATTTTTAACTGGACAAGGGAAAGTCAAAACCCATAGCTACCATCAAGGCATTGCATTAGAAATGCAACCAACAGCTAGATGCAGTAAAAATCCATATGGGTTAATGATAACTGATTTAACCTTTTTAAACCATGAAGAAAAATAG
- a CDS encoding ankyrin repeat domain-containing protein: MKIPLLMRVVSKSGPDNTHNQSIILSILRILFDTLRDYDLAAYEEVFVLKVGAQQYTIIHEVVERCSLITLQYLVNEYRNIKTAQGLTGVSLSNSVVEILTTKNSIGVTPIRLLVQNCSLLKPQPLLKMLQYLSQYLIYFSESEIQSELSPIFDAIVVRGNTKLLKDIIDAVITGSEKEDKQQGNEMARRIANLIVNLSDDHSRTLLHHVIICEGAKQSRPDTVEYLMQLGASCTCFDDNGISPLFIAIAFGALHIVEMLLDKTFVQNRYLQWDINKQGRDDLTPLNFAVYGKDKVIISVISTLFSSFLRKCDAAMDQENINRSILIGKVDLQIIKLLLHAGADVSEGNNAGEKPIHRVAKNNKNLSHETTTELIKLLLNAGANPLETDSKIYNAFDMVLDQIPIKDPKGDKQRAINHLLALLVCKAIMLNQAGAQVNFMDRYMDIYMDIDAIYKYSDHKGERARLQQLLASFLQSHNIEINGQYNARKKPCDSDISCIVSKKRKQKSAQQCDGSGSGRSHAT, translated from the coding sequence ATGAAAATACCGCTTTTGATGCGCGTAGTGAGTAAAAGCGGTCCTGATAACACGCACAACCAGAGTATTATATTGAGTATATTAAGGATATTATTTGACACACTCCGTGATTATGACTTAGCCGCGTATGAAGAAGTTTTTGTTCTAAAAGTTGGTGCCCAGCAATACACCATAATCCACGAAGTGGTAGAACGCTGTAGCTTAATAACATTACAATACTTAGTAAACGAATACCGTAACATCAAAACAGCACAAGGGCTAACAGGTGTTTCCCTATCAAATAGCGTAGTAGAAATTTTAACCACAAAAAATAGTATAGGCGTAACACCAATACGCCTACTGGTTCAAAACTGCTCTTTATTAAAGCCTCAACCCCTTTTAAAGATGCTGCAATACTTGTCACAATATCTGATTTATTTTTCGGAATCAGAAATACAATCGGAACTTAGTCCTATATTTGATGCTATAGTCGTCCGTGGCAATACCAAGCTCTTAAAAGATATCATCGATGCTGTAATAACAGGGTCAGAAAAAGAAGATAAGCAACAAGGCAATGAGATGGCACGCAGGATTGCCAATCTAATTGTCAATCTATCAGACGACCATAGTCGTACCCTACTACATCATGTGATTATATGCGAAGGGGCAAAACAATCTAGGCCTGATACAGTCGAATATCTTATGCAATTAGGGGCTAGTTGCACATGCTTCGATGATAATGGAATATCCCCACTCTTTATAGCGATTGCCTTTGGTGCGCTACACATAGTGGAGATGCTATTAGATAAAACATTTGTTCAGAATAGATATTTACAATGGGATATCAATAAGCAAGGTAGGGATGACCTAACGCCTCTGAATTTTGCAGTTTACGGCAAAGATAAGGTGATTATCTCAGTCATATCAACATTATTTAGTTCATTTCTAAGAAAGTGTGATGCAGCTATGGATCAAGAAAATATAAACCGTTCCATTTTAATAGGAAAAGTTGATCTTCAGATAATTAAATTATTGCTACATGCTGGTGCTGATGTTTCAGAAGGAAATAATGCTGGTGAAAAGCCTATTCATAGAGTAGCTAAAAACAATAAAAATCTAAGCCATGAGACTACAACTGAGCTTATAAAGCTGCTTCTGAATGCTGGAGCTAATCCATTGGAAACAGATTCCAAAATATATAATGCTTTCGATATGGTATTGGACCAGATACCTATTAAAGACCCTAAAGGAGATAAGCAGAGAGCGATCAATCACCTGCTTGCCCTACTCGTCTGTAAAGCAATAATGTTAAACCAAGCTGGCGCACAAGTTAACTTCATGGATAGATACATGGATATATACATGGATATTGATGCCATTTACAAATATAGTGACCACAAAGGTGAGCGGGCTCGACTGCAACAGTTGTTGGCTTCATTCCTCCAAAGTCATAACATAGAAATTAATGGGCAATATAACGCTAGGAAAAAGCCCTGCGATTCTGATATAAGCTGTATTGTAAGTAAAAAGCGCAAACAGAAAAGTGCGCAGCAGTGTGATGGTTCAGGTAGTGGCAGGTCCCATGCAACCTAA
- the tsaD gene encoding tRNA (adenosine(37)-N6)-threonylcarbamoyltransferase complex transferase subunit TsaD: MTHPLTILGIESSCDETAAAVIHDGKIVSNVVMSQLIHQQYGGVVPELAARAHETNIIPVVTAALKEAAMEKEQLHAIGFTQGPGLLGPLLVGSCFAKSLAFSLGIPLIGVHHIQAHVLANFIDDPKPHFPFLCLTVSGGHTQIILVKDYFSMEVLGETQDDAAGEAFDKIAHLMGLGYPGGALIDRYAQEEGNPQAFAFPATHMPHFDFSFSGIKTVFSLFIRSKTPAFIQANRADIAASIQAVLVHMLLDKLTKAAQKSGIGTIALAGGVAANSYLRQQLKALAAQHHWTIFVPAIAYCTDNAAMVAITAYYKHQLKAFTGLDAKSLPRYPLRA; this comes from the coding sequence ATGACCCATCCATTAACCATTCTTGGTATTGAATCCTCTTGCGATGAAACAGCTGCTGCTGTCATCCATGATGGCAAGATAGTTAGCAATGTAGTCATGAGCCAATTGATCCATCAACAGTATGGTGGCGTTGTTCCAGAGCTTGCAGCAAGAGCCCATGAAACCAATATAATCCCTGTTGTAACCGCTGCACTCAAAGAAGCAGCCATGGAAAAAGAGCAATTGCATGCGATTGGGTTTACACAAGGTCCAGGGTTACTAGGTCCCCTTTTAGTCGGCAGTTGCTTTGCCAAGTCCTTAGCCTTTTCGCTGGGTATACCCTTAATAGGTGTTCACCATATTCAAGCACATGTACTGGCCAATTTTATCGATGACCCTAAACCCCATTTCCCTTTTCTCTGTTTGACCGTGAGTGGCGGGCATACCCAAATTATCTTGGTCAAAGACTATTTTTCTATGGAGGTTTTAGGAGAAACGCAAGATGATGCCGCAGGAGAGGCTTTTGATAAAATAGCCCATTTAATGGGGCTGGGCTATCCAGGTGGTGCGTTAATCGATCGCTATGCCCAAGAAGAAGGCAACCCCCAAGCTTTTGCCTTTCCAGCTACCCATATGCCCCATTTTGATTTTTCCTTTAGCGGCATTAAAACCGTTTTTTCCCTTTTTATTCGCAGCAAAACCCCTGCGTTTATCCAAGCCAATCGAGCCGATATCGCTGCTAGTATTCAAGCCGTTCTGGTGCATATGTTATTGGATAAGTTAACCAAAGCGGCTCAAAAAAGCGGTATTGGCACCATTGCATTGGCCGGAGGCGTAGCAGCCAATAGCTATTTGCGCCAGCAGCTCAAAGCGTTAGCTGCACAACACCATTGGACCATTTTTGTACCAGCTATCGCCTATTGTACCGATAATGCCGCTATGGTAGCCATTACCGCTTATTATAAGCATCAGCTAAAAGCCTTTACTGGTTTAGATGCGAAATCTTTGCCTAGGTATCCGCTTAGAGCTTAG